One Panicum virgatum strain AP13 chromosome 9K, P.virgatum_v5, whole genome shotgun sequence genomic region harbors:
- the LOC120648167 gene encoding probable glycosyltransferase 4 produces MSEEADRRPRQQRLLPVPFIPVLLFLVAPFALFLFTSPDLQLPRIRIEYGRGDAPSSAPSAMRTSPSPVPRADDSNEETRFPPPRQLTDPPYSLGTTAVSGYDARRAKWLRDNPRFPAFVAPGRPRVLVVTGSSPRRCGNADGDHLLLRAFKNKVDYCRAHGLDIFYSNAVLDAELSGFWTKLPILRALMLAHPETELLWWADSDAVFTDMLFEPPWGRYTAHNLVLPGWDDKVYAARSWLGINAGSFIIRNCHFIIRNCQWSLDLLDAWARMGPRGPVRDQYGKVLGAALSDRPPYEADDQSALVYLLVTQRGRWGARTFLEGSYSLHGYWVDIVDRYEEMRRRSRTPGVGGGGERWPLVTHFVGCKPCGGQYASYDAARCRRGMERALNFADDQILRLYGFEHESLNTTAVRRVRDETGGPLDAEDEEIGRLLHPTFRAGNRG; encoded by the exons ATGTCGGAGGAAGCCGACCGGCGAccgcggcagcagcggctgctCCCCGTTCCGTTCATCCCCGTGCTGCTCTTCCTCGTCGCGCCGTTCGCCCTCTTCCTGTTCACGTCGCCGGACTTGCAGCTCCCTCGTATCCGCATCGAGTATGGCCGCGGCGACGCTCCCTCCAGCGCGCCCTCGGCCATGCGCACGTCGCCGTCTCCGGTTCCCCGTGCCGACGACAGCAACGAGGAGACGCGgttcccgccgccgcggcagctgACGGACCCGCCCTACTCGCTCGGCACAACGGCCGTGTCGGGCTACGACGCCCGCCGGGCCAAGTGGCTCCGCGACAACCCGCGGTTCCCGGCTTTCGTCGCGCCGGGGCGGCCCCGGGTGCTCGTGGTCACCGGGTCGTCGCCGCGCCGGTGCGGGAACGCGGACGGCGACCACCTGCTCCTCCGCGCGTTCAAGAACAAGGTGGACTACTgccgcgcccacggcttggacaTCTTCTACAGCAACGCCGTGCTCGACGCCGAGCTGTCGGGGTTCTGGACCAAGCTGCCGATCCTGCGCGCGCTCATGCTCGCGCACCCGGAGACGGAGCTCCTCTGGTGGGCGGACTCCGACGCCGTGTTCACCGACATGCTGTTCGAGCCCCCGTGGGGCAGGTACACGGCCCACAACCTCGTCCTCCCCGGCTGGGACGACAAGGTGTACGCGGCCAGGAGCTGGCTCGGCATCAACGCCGGCAGCTTCATCATCCGCAACTGCCA CTTCATCATCCGCAACTGCCAGTGGTCGCTCGACCTGCTGGACGCGTGGGCGCGCATGGGGCCGCGCGGCCCCGTGCGCGACCAGTACGGGAAGGTCCTCGGCGCGGCGCTCTCCGACCGGCCGCCGTACGAGGCCGACGACCAGTCGGCGCTCGTGTACCTGCTCGTGACGCAGCGCGGCAGGTGGGGCGCCAGGACGTTCCTCGAGGGATCGTACAGCCTGCACGGCTACTGGGTGGACATCGTGGACAGGTACGAGGAGATGCGGCGGCGGAGTCGGACGccgggggtcggcggcggcggcgaacggtgGCCGCTGGTGACGCACTTCGTCGGGTGCAAGCCGTGCGGGGGCCAGTACGCGAGCTACGACGCCGCGCGGTGCCGGCGCGGCATGGAGCGCGCGCTCAACTTTGCCGACGACCAGATTCTGAGGCTCTACGGGTTCGAGCACGAGTCGCTCAACACCACCGCCGTGCGGCGCGTCCGGGACGAGACGGGCGGGCCACTGGACGCGGAGGACGAGGAGATCGGCCGGCTCTTGCACCCGACCTTCAGGGCTGGCAATCGCGGGTGA
- the LOC120652628 gene encoding probable glycosyltransferase 4, with amino-acid sequence MSEQAIVADRRGWQHPPFRLVVVLVFLFLGVPGAIFFFMSTGLARLPRIRVEYDYDRCHAHSTARTDQPPPPPDLGVDNGVEQQRPQPPPPPRQLTDPPHSLGPVPTDYDERRAQWLRDNPRFPALVAPGRPRVLVVTGSSPRRCSAPDGDHLLLRAFKNKVDYCRVHDLDIFYSTAVLDAELTGFWTKLPLLRSLMLAHPETELLWWMDSDLMLTDMLFEPPWDRYGSHNLVIPGWDAKVYGAKSWLGINAGSFIIRNCRWSLDLLDAWARMGPRGPVREMYGKLIAETLSDRGPYEACDQSALVYLLVTERARWGGKTFLESSYSLHGFWAGIVDRYEEMRRDPTPGPGGGERWPLVTHFVGCKPCGGDDSSYDAARCRRGMERALNFADDQILNLYGFEHESLNTTAVRRVRNDTGGPLDADDVDLRRLLHPAFRAANL; translated from the coding sequence ATGTCGGAGCAGGCCATCGTGGCCGACCGGCGAGGCTGGCAGCATCCGCCGTTCCGCCTTGTGGTCGTCCtcgtcttcctcttcctcggggTGCCGggcgccatcttcttcttcatgtcGACTGGCCTGGCCCGCCTCCCCCGCATCCGCGTCGAGTACGACTACGACCGATGCCACGCTCACTCCACCGCGCGTACGGATcagcccccgccgcccccggaTTTAGGTGTCGACAACGGCGTCGAGCAGCAaaggccgcagccgccgccgccgccgcgccagctGACGGACCCGCCGCACTCGCTCGGCCCGGTCCCGACGGACTACGACGAGCGCAGAGCCCAGTGGCTCCGCGACAACCCGCGGTTCCCGGCCTTGGTCGCGCCGGGGAGGCCCCGGGTGCTCGTGGTCACCGGGTCGTCGCCGCGCCGGTGCAGCGCCCCGGACGGCGACCACCTGCTGCTCCGCGCGTTCAAGAACAAGGTGGACTACTGCCGCGTCCACGACTTGGACATCTTCTACAGCACGGCGGTGCTGGACGCGGAGCTGACGGGGTTCTGGACCAAGCTGCCGCTGCTGCGCTCCCTGATGCTCGCGCACCCGGAGACGGAGCTCCTGTGGTGGATGGACTCCGACCTGATGCTCACCGACATGCTGTTCGAGCCGCCGTGGGACAGGTACGGGAGCCACAACCTCGTCATCCCCGGCTGGGACGCCAAGGTGTACGGCGCCAAGAGCTGGCTCGGCATCAACGCCGGCAGCTTCATCATCCGGAACTGCCGGTGGTCGCTCGACCTGCTAGACGCGTGGGCGCGCATGGGGCCGCGCGGCCCCGTGCGCGAGATGTACGGCAAGCTCATCGCCGAGACGCTCTCCGACCGCGGGCCGTACGAGGCCTGCGACCAGTCGGCGCTCGTGTACCTGCTCGTGACGGAGCGCGCCAGGTGGGGCGGCAAGACGTTCCTCGAGAGCTCGTACAGCCTGCACGGCTTCTGGGCGGGGATCGTGGACAGGTACGAGGAGATGCGGCGCGATCCGACGccggggcccggcggcggcgagcggtggcCGCTGGTGACGCACTTCGTCGGGTGCAAGCCGTGCGGCGGGGACGACTCGAGCTACGACGCCGCGCGGTGCCGGCGCGGCATGGAACGCGCGCTCAACTTCGCCGACGACCAGATACTGAACCTGTACGGGTTCGAGCACGAGTCGCTCAACACCACCGCCGTGCGGCGCGTCCGGAACGACACCGGCGGGCCGCTGGACGCGGACGACGTGGACCTCCGCCGGCTC